Proteins from a single region of Solibacillus isronensis:
- the tsaB gene encoding tRNA (adenosine(37)-N6)-threonylcarbamoyltransferase complex dimerization subunit type 1 TsaB gives MIWLGIETANAPLSVAIVQDNKVIAEVVQNIKLTHSVGAMPAIEEVINRAGLTPAQIDAIAVSEGPGSYTGVRIGVTLAKTLAWSLQKPLVGVSSLKALAANARVANYAICSLIDARRQNVYAGVYEADTMESIVEDHHDHIDGLLQKLQQLERPILFVGTDVDLYMEKIQQVLGDSAIRAPFTMNLPRASELIALAQQMPLPTVEAVHAFVPQYRRIAEAEANWIKEQKKEQL, from the coding sequence ATGATTTGGTTAGGAATAGAGACAGCAAATGCACCGCTTTCTGTCGCCATAGTACAAGATAATAAAGTAATTGCAGAAGTCGTGCAAAATATAAAATTGACACATTCAGTTGGTGCAATGCCGGCAATTGAAGAAGTTATAAACAGAGCAGGCTTAACACCGGCACAAATTGATGCGATTGCCGTTTCTGAAGGTCCCGGCTCTTATACAGGAGTCCGAATTGGTGTCACTCTTGCCAAAACCTTGGCCTGGTCATTGCAAAAGCCATTGGTAGGTGTATCAAGCCTAAAAGCACTGGCTGCAAATGCCCGAGTTGCGAACTATGCAATCTGTTCATTAATCGACGCCCGTCGTCAAAATGTATATGCCGGTGTATATGAAGCAGACACTATGGAGTCGATTGTTGAAGATCATCATGACCATATCGACGGATTATTACAGAAGCTTCAGCAATTAGAACGACCAATATTATTTGTCGGGACAGATGTCGATTTGTATATGGAAAAAATTCAGCAAGTGTTAGGTGATTCTGCTATCCGTGCACCATTTACAATGAATTTACCGCGTGCATCCGAACTAATTGCTTTAGCACAACAAATGCCATTACCGACAGTTGAGGCTGTCCATGCTTTTGTTCCCCAATATCGCCGTATTGCAGAAGCGGAAGCGAATTGGATAAAGGAACAGAAAAAGGAGCAACTTTAA